A single window of Periophthalmus magnuspinnatus isolate fPerMag1 chromosome 22, fPerMag1.2.pri, whole genome shotgun sequence DNA harbors:
- the LOC117390783 gene encoding kelch repeat and BTB domain-containing protein 11, giving the protein MSEDRVQERGAVTVETDTTLHAATSDLVTPAVLKDGKLGANCIHDFLQDDGEFNPPPVVEKEYLLDGRSIDNNHVDKNKNNGSYTSPSTETSAHIETALPNHFTSMHQNCIASESHNGARVKVSYHADSSMHNSGQTVQETDCSNPTLKDSGQEAEKSLSQKEEPDLVIEVGGQTINAHKSVLAEKSDYFKARLSRNILKVKGVSYKAMSTLIDYVYTAQMNVSKDNVVDVITGAKILQIPCAVQAAMDRMSEQITAENCYEILTIAKKQRLSELKETAYGFMSDNFLKILKDPSVYGRLTGSERDLVLKKRMEGKQVLMVAEVNDVFDRVGSRPPSRCGSRPQSPLSVGSLEDNHMIYCYNETVNDWTALTSMPDDLNTKGCGICTMYNYLFVAGGIKGNGEKGKASDKVFCYNPITNRWAEVRPLIQARAQLKLVSMDGYLYAIGGECLFTVEKYDPRMDRWTTVAPLPKGAFAVAHEATTCSGELYVSGGSLFYRLLKYDTKRDEWQECPYNNSRKKSSDMVALKSFIYRFDVNREQGINVFKYNTIVKMWHDCASQKIGSLLPFRCAVIGNCIYCVNKSQTLQFVVEEENAYFMEEMLKAPVEARGVLFPFVLTLPEKTEKVT; this is encoded by the coding sequence ATGAGCGAGGACCGCGTGCAGGAAAGAGGGGCCGTCACCGTGGAGACCGATACCACACTCCACGCGGCGACCTCTGACCTTGTGACACCTGCTGTTCTGAAAGATGGAAAGCTAGGTGCAAACTGTATCCACGATTTTCTTCAAGATGACGGAGAGTTCAACCCACCGCCTGTGGTTGAAAAGGAATATTTATTGGATGGGAGGTCGATAGATAACAATCAcgtggacaaaaacaaaaataacggCTCATATACCTCACCGTCAACAGAAACAAGTGCCCACATTGAAACCGCTCTGCCCAACCATTTCACTAGCATGCACCAAAACTGCATAGCTAGCGAAAGCCACAATGGTGCGAGAGTTAAAGTGTCTTACCATGCAGATTCTTCAATGCACAACTCCGGCCAAACTGTCCAGGAAACTGACTGCTCAAACCCTACGCTCAAGGACAGTGGCCAGGAAGCAGAAAAAAGCTTGTCACAAAAAGAGGAACCAGATTTAGTCATTGAAGTTGGAGGACAGACAATCAACGCACATAAGTCTGTCCTGGCTGAAAAAAGTGACTATTTCAAAGCTCGATTGTCACGCAACATCCTCAAAGTGAAAGGGGTCAGCTACAAGGCTATGTCCACATTGATAGATTATGTTTACACTGCCCAGATGAATGTTAGCAAGGATAACGTCGTGGATGTCATTACCGGTGCTAAGATTTTGCAGATTCCCTGTGCCGTCCAGGCAGCTATGGACCGCATGTCCGAACAAATCACGGCGGAAAACTGCTACGAGATACTTACAATAGCCAAAAAGCAACGTTTAAGTGAGCTGAAAGAGACTGCGTACGGGTTCATGAGCGATAATTTCCTGAAAATATTGAAAGACCCCTCGGTTTACGGGCGTCTCACCGGATCTGAGAGGGACCTGGTTTTGAAGAAGAGAATGGAGGGGAAGCAAGTGTTGATGGTGGCAGAGGTCAATGATGTTTTTGATCGTGTCGGGAGCAGACCGCCAAGTCGCTGTGGTAGTCGACCTCAGAGTCCGTTGTCAGTGGGGTCATTGGAGGACAACCATATGATTTACTGCTACAATGAAACAGTAAATGATTGGACAGCCTTGACTTCAATGCCAGATGACCTCAACACTAAGGGCTGTGGGATCTGCACTATGTATAATTACCTGTTTGTGGCTGGGGGGATCAAGGGTAATGGTGAAAAAGGTAAAGCGTCTGATAAAGTGTTCTGTTACAACCCTATCACCAACCGCTGGGCTGAAGTGCGGCCTCTGATCCAGGCTCGGGCCCAGTTAAAGCTAGTATCTATGGACGGTTACTTATACGCAATTGGAGGAGAATGTCTGTTCACTGTTGAGAAGTACGACCCCCGCATGGACCGCTGGACTACGGTCGCTCCTCTCCCTAAAGGAGCGTTCGCAGTCGCCCACGAAGCCACAACCTGCAGTGGAGAGTTGTATGTATCAGGAGGTTCTCTCTTCTACCGACTTCTGAAATATGACACAAAGAGAGACGAGTGGCAAGAGTGTCCCTACAACAACAGCAGGAAAAAGTCAAGTGACATGGTGGCTCTGAAAAGCTTCATTTACAGATTTGATGTGAACCGCGAGCAAGGGATCAATGTGTTCAAGTACAATACCATAGTCAAAATGTGGCACGACTGCGCTTCACAGAAAATAGGGAGTCTGTTGCCCTTCCGATGTGCTGTTATTGGGAACTGCATCTACTGTGTGAACAAGAGCCAGACTCTGCAGtttgtggtggaggaggagaatgCCTATTTTATGGAAGAGATGCTCAAGGCGCCAGTGGAGGCTCGGGGTGTGCTGTTCCCTTTTGTTCTTACTCTGCCTGAAAAGActgagaaagttacataa